The Vanessa atalanta chromosome 24, ilVanAtal1.2, whole genome shotgun sequence genome has a segment encoding these proteins:
- the LOC125073328 gene encoding uncharacterized protein LOC125073328, with protein MVAILANPKWSEDLTIQMIIEYEKREYLWNPVSENYKNKKVREQGYVEIIKTLNLVDITVKELKNKIKNIRSSYSVELKKIRAARKAGAHAYRPSVTWFEHADRFLRAIVTPSSVDNSLLEIPMSDDSDAVQDLSERKSPEKKSPRKRRSSTRSSTPYVLNTPSPRPSTPFGLNQTSSPFGILPTSTSAPFLNPPVGIATPLTTSLATIYPVPAKQKKSNFDERSDQSETAQDLSQHSENGNENEFEMFGKLIASQLRKLPLSLALDTQLKIQTLVNAARIQAVYQQYSYAGPSQEALSVQALSNGILASMASQSPYASRVMDMRNDSPDDLNRDLKTEYCVGSEVED; from the exons ATGGTTGCGATACTAGCCAATCCTAAGTGGAGCGAAGACCTCACCATCCAAATGATAATTGAGTACGAGAAACGCGAGTACCTCTGGAATCCAGTGTCCGAAAACTACAAAAACAAGAAAGTACGCGAACAAGGATacgttgaaataataaaaaccttgaATCTAGTTGATATAACGGTTAAAGAACTGAAAAATAAGATAAAGAATATACGATCGTCGTACAGCGTCGAGTTGAAGAAAATTCGCGCGGCGAGGAAGGCCGGCGCGCATGCGTACCGTCCAAGCGTCACGTGGTTCGAGCACGCAGACAGGTTTCTGCGGGCGATCGTCACTCCGAGCTCC GTGGACAACAGTCTTCTCGAAATACCAATGAGCGACGACAGCGATGCCGTTCAAGACTTGAGCGAACGAAAATCGCCCGAAAAGAAGAGCCCACGAAAACGACGCAGTTCAACGCGATCGTCAACTCCGTACGTTTTAAATACGCCATCCCCTCGACCGAGTACGCCCTTCGGGCTCAATCAAACTTCGTCCCCATTCGGGATCCTGCCGACCTCGACGTCCGCTCCATTTCTTAATCCCCCTGTCGGTATAGCAACGCCACTAACTACATCGCTCGCAACGATTTATCCGGTGCCggcaaaacaaaaaaagagcAATTTCGACGAACGAAGCGACCAGTCAGAAACAGCGCAAGATTTGAGTCAGCATTCTGAGAACGGGAACGAGAATGAATTCGAAATGTTCGGCAAATTGATTGCGAGTCAACTTCGCAAATTGCCTTTGAGTTTGGCTTTGGACACGCAGTTAAAGATTCAAACGCTTGTGAATGCGGCGAGAATACAGGCTGTATATCAGCAGTATAGCTACGCGGGCCCGTCGCAGGAGGCGCTGTCAGTGCAGGCTCTTTCAAACGGTATATTAGCAAGCATGGCCTCACAAAGCCCTTATGCATCGCGTGTAATGGACATGAGAAATGATTCGCCCGACGATTTGAATAGAGATCTAAAAACGGAATATTGTGTAGGATCTGAAGTGGAAGATTAG